The genome window CTGGCAGGATAAAAACAGAGCAGTCATGCTCGGGATCCTGGCCGTTTTCTTCCCGGTTGGCATTGTGACAACGGGCAGTCTCAATCTCATTTTTTCCGATTGGAGGAGCGCTTTTGGCATAGGTTTTATCCCTGTTGTCGTATCCGTACTCGTTCTTTTTTTACTCCCCGAATCAGATAAATGGCGTTCAACCCGGACGCATGTCGATCAACCGGAAGGCCTTTTCAATAAAAATAACCGGGCTAATCTGCTTTCGGGCTCACTGATTTTCGGTTCCGTGCTCATCGGGCTTTGGGGGATCTTTTCCTGGCTGCCTACTTGGGTTCAGACATTGCTCACGGCTGGTCAGGATGGCCAGAGGGAGCGGGGGCTGGTGATGATTTTACTGGGTGCGGGCGGCATCACAGGTGGTGTTTTTTCCGGAATGCTGATCAATAAATTTGGTAAAAAGGCCACATTAATGTTCACTTTCGGCACCTGCCTGCTCATGTGCTGCATTTTGTTCCTTACCAACAGCACATTTTCAAACATTATATATGTAGAAACGGCCGTGCTGGCTTTCTGTTTCGGGATCAGCCAGGGCGCGTTGTCAAGTTATATTCCTGAGCTGTTCCCGGTTTCGATCCGGGGAACTGCAACGGGCTTTTGCTTTAATGTAGGGCGGTTTTTTACGGCCACGGCGGTGTTCTTTATCGGCTCGCTGGTGGCGGTCCTGGGTGGTTTCGGGAATGCATTGCTTGTGTTCACGGTCCCTTTCCTGGTTGCGTTCCTTGTTACTGCCAGAAGCAAGTAATAAAAATATTATCATAGGTTAATAATTAGGCAAACGGATTTGCCATATGGCGAATCCGTTTCTTTTTTTTTCTTTTTTTTGTTTCAATCTTTTGATAAACAGCATTTTATATCAATGAAAAAATTACTCTACCTGGGCATTACCGGCATTATCCTCTATGAGATCGCAAAGGTGTATTTCATCATGCCTATGCCCGGAAGCCAGCAGATGAACAGCATCGACATCGCCTATTTTCTTCACACCTGGCGCTGGGCGTTCCGGATCGTGTTCTGGCTGATGATCATTGCGGGCTGCACCACGGCATTAATGGGAAAAAGGAAATGGATCACCGTTATCCTGCTCATGGCGGCGGGCGCGGTGACTTACGGCACCAACTACGAAATGGCCGCCGACACCATGTTCTACCAGCCTTCGCAGGTGATTTTACACAATGCTTTCCAGAACAAGGTGCAGGACGACCGCCTCGTTATCGGCGTGGAAATTAATGGCGAGGCCAAGGCATATCCCATTCAATTCATCGGTTACCATCATCAGGTGCGGGACGTGCTGGGCGGAAAACCTGTGATTGTCACCTATTGCACGGTTTGCCGCACAGGAAGGGTTTTCGAGCCTATTATAGAAGGCAAGCCGGATGCGTTCAGGCTGGTAGGAATGGATCATTTCAATGCTATGTTTGAGGACGAGCGCACGGGAAGCTGGTGGCGGCAGGCAAACGGTGAAGCCATTGCCGGACCACTGAAAGGCCAGATGCTGCCCGAACTTCCTACCACGCAAACAACCGTTTCGCAATGGCTCAAAATGCATCCCAACAGCCAGATCATGCAGCCCGACCCAGCTTACCAGGCCAAATACGATTCCATGAGCCGTTACGAATCTGGGAAGGGAAGATCGGCGCTGACCAAAACGGATACAACGGCCTGGAAGGATAAGTCGTGGGTAGTAGGCGTGCAGGCGGGCAAGAACAGCAAAGCTTACGACTGGCATAAATTGTTAAAACACCGGGTCATCAACGACCGTGTGGGAGTTACGCCTGTGGCGGTTGTGATTGCGGAGGATAACAAAAGCTTTTTCGCTTTTGAAAAGGAATTGGGACAGGAATTCGAGATTAGAAATGACACTTTGTACGCTCAGAATAATGCTTACAACCTGTTGGGAAAACGCGTTTCAGGAGAAGGTGAGGACTTGAAACGGATCAATGCTTACCAGGAATTCTGGCATAGCTGGCGCACCTTTCACCCTGATACACAGCAGTATTGAATTTTTAATTAATATTTAAATAATGAACATTAAATCTACGCTGATTACGCTGGTTGTGCTGTCGGGAATTTTTAAAGGAGCCGCATTTGCGCAGGAAAAGCAAAACGAAAAACAGGATGCCGACAAAGTCCTGGACCTGAAAGAGGTTACCATTGAAGAACGAAAAAATATCATCCATACCGAGCGCCTGCCTGACGTGCAGAACACTTACATTCATGCGGGGAAAAAGAGTGAAGTGATCCAGTTGGGCGGGGTGAATGGCAATATCGCTGAGAAAACGGGCAGGCAAATTTTCGCCAGAATCCCCGGTGTGTTTGTCTATGACATGGACGGCAGCGGCAACCAGATCAATATTTCCACACGCGGCCTCGATCCGCACCGATCGTGGGAATACAACATTCGCCAAAACGGCGTCATTACCAACTCAGATATGTACGGTTATCCTGCCAGCCATTACAGCCCGGCTATGGAATCCATTGAGCGCATTGAGCTGGTAAGGGGCACCGGGTCGCTGCAATATGGTGCGCAGTTCGGTGGGATGATCAATTATGTGACCAAAGGGCCGGATACGACCCGAGCATTTTCTTTCGAAAGCATTAACTCGGTAGGTTCGTTCGGGCTTTTCAGCTCGTATAATGCCATCGGCGGTAAGGTCGGTAAGTTGGTTTACTCGGCTTATTACCAGAAACGACATTCCAAAGGATATAGAAAAAATGCTAAATCAGATGCGGAATCGCAGTTTATAAGTCTTGCTTATGAATTTAATCAATCTTTGCGCATCAAGGCAGAACTGGGACGCTCTTCTTATGTTTACCAAATCCCCGGCCCGCTCACCGACGCCATGTTCGCTGCCGATCCGCGGCAATCGACGCGTTCGAGAAATTATTTTAACCCCGACATTTACATTCCCTCCATTGTCCTGGACTGGCAGATCAGCCCGGCGACGCAGATGAAATTGACCAATTCCGGTGTTTATGGAGCGCGTAATAGTGTGATGTTTGATGCATTCGCCAATGTTCCCGACACGATCAATGCGGCTACGAAATCTTACAAAGCGCGGCAGGTGGACATTGATAATTTCAAAAGCTTCACTTCCGAGCTGCGGATGCTGCATCATTACAATGTGGCCGGTTTCAAAAATGTGCTTTCGGGCGGTGTGCAGCTCATGCACAACAACCTGCGCAGAAGGCAACTTGGCAAAGGCACAACGGGCAGTGATTTTAACTTGACATTAACCGACCCGGTTTTTGGCAGGGACCTTTATATGAAGACCAATAATGTGGCTGTCTTTTTGGAAAACATGATTTACCTGACGCCGCAATGGACCGTTTCGCCGGGCTTCCGCTACGAAAACGGCGCGACGGATATGACCGGAAATATCAGTTATTACGATCCGGGAGACCTTCCTAACAAAATTAAACATCGTTTTCCACTGTTTGGGATCAGTTCGCAATACAGGCTCGATGCGCAGAACCGCATTTATGCAGGCATTTCGCAGGCTTACCGGCCGGTGGTTTTTAAGGACATTATCCCTGGATCTATTTTGGAAAAAGTGGATAAAAATCTGAAAGACGCTTATGGTCATAATGTTGAAGCGGGCATTAACGGAAGCACCAAAAACCTGCGCTATGACATTGGCGTTTTCCAGGTTTTGATCAACAACAGGATGGGAACCGTTTCCATGCGCGAGGGTGCTAACGCATACATTCTGCGCACCGTTACAGGCGATACGCGCACGAGGGGCGTGGAAGCATACATCGAATATGTGCCGCTTCGCATCAATACATCATCTACACCCACGGAGCTTTCTATTTTCACTTCAACCTCTTATTTTGATGCAAAGTATATCAAAGGCAATGCAGTTGTAAACAACGAGAACACCAGTGTCGCCGGAAATAAAGTAGAAGGCGTGCCCACCTGGATTTCCCGGAACGGTGTGCAGCTTTTGTATAAAAAACTATCGGTAACCTGCCAGTATAGCTACGTAAGCGCCAATTTTGCGAATCCGCTGAACACGATTGAGCCCTCTGCGAACGGCACAGTCGGAAAAGTCCCTGGCTACGGGCTCCTCGACCTCAATGCCACATGGCATTTGGGCGGCAATTACACATTGCGGGCTGGCGTAAACAATGTTACCAACAAGCAATATTTCACCAAAAGGCCCACCATGTATCCCGGCGCAGGGATATGGAGTTCCGATGGCCGCAGCTTTGGACTTTCGTTTGGGGTGAAGATTTAGGTTCTTTTGCAAAATTTTGCCTGGCATTATTTTAATATCTGCTATTACAAAAACGACAAACTATCATGGCAGATAAAACGCTGAAAGACGTAAGTGAAGTAATGAAAGATATTGATCTTTGTATGCTTACCACCACCACAACCGATGGCATGCTGGCTTCGAGGCCGATGAGCAATAACGGGGAAGTGGAATACGACGGTAATTCCTATTTTTTTACATGGGAAGGCTCGCGGATGGTCAGTGACATTGAGCTGGACAGCAAAGTGAACCTTACGTTCCAGGGACAAAAAGACATTTGGATCTCGGTTGCAGGAAAAGCGGAGGTGAGCCGCGAGCGTGAGGATATGGAAGAACATTGGGTAGAGGAGTTGAACCAGTGGTTTGAAGAGGGGCTGGATACACCCGGCATTGCAATGATTACCGTGAAAGCCAAAAGAATAAAATACTGGCAGGGTGAGGAAGAGGGAGAAGTAAAGTTATAATTTTTATATAAATGCTTTAATTTGTGGATCACGCCGATAACCGGCGTGATCCTCTTTTTTGATATGATATGAAAAAACTTTTGACTGCATTGCTCTTGCTTACATGCCTCACGAATTCTGTGGCGCAGAATTACGACGAGGCCAAAGTCCCGGCTTACACGCTTCCCGAGGTGTTGAAAACGGCGGCTGGGAAAGAAGTAACAAGCAAGAAAATGTGGGAAGAAGTGCGGCGGCCTGAGATCCTCAGGCTTTTTGAAGACAACATTTACGGGCAGATGCCGAAAGACTATGACAGCATTCGTTACACATTGAAAAATGAGGATAAGGCTGCTTTGAACGGCAAAGCCAGGCTGAAAGAAGTGATTGTACAGGTTTTCAGGAACAAAAAATCGGTTCAGATCCATTTGGTTATGTTTATCCCGGGTAATGCTGCAAAGCCGTCGCCGGTCTTTGTTTTGATCAACAACCGTGGAAAGGACAACACGGATCCGACCAGGAAGGTAAAAAGCGGGTTCTGGCCCGCTGAAATGGTGATTGACAGCGGTTATGCGATCGCCGCTTTCCATGTGAGCGACCTTGCACCGGACAATAAGGATACATTTATGAACGGCGTTTTGCAGCTATATCCGGAACAATTGGAAGCAGATAATGGCATGCGGGCCATTGGCGCATGGGCCTGGGGCGCTTCGCGGGTGATGGATTATTTTGAAAATGACAAAGATATTGATGCAAAAAATGTAGCCGTTGTCGGGCATTCGCGGGGTGGAAAAGCCTCCTTATGGGCAGCGGCGCAGGACCGGCGGTTTGCAGTTTGTGTCACAAATTGTTCGGGAAACACAGGCGCGGCATTGGCCCGGCGGCAGTTTGGTGAGAGAATTGCCCGCATTAATACCACGTTTCCGCATTGGTTTAATAATAATTACAAAAAGTTTAACAACAACGAAAACGACCTGCCCGTAGACCAGCATATGCTCATTGCACTGATTGCTCCGAGGCCTTTATATGCCACAAATGCCTCCAAGGACCTTTGGGCCGATCCGACGGGCACATTCCTCGCGCTGAAAAATGCGGAAAAAACATATGCGCTTTATGGCCGCAGGTCTAAGTTGCCGGTAAACCCTCCCGCTATTAATGTGCCTCTTTCACAGCCACCGCTGGCTTATCATAACCGCGAAGGCGAGCACGATATGACCGCTTACGACTGGGGTAATTTCATCCGGCTTATGAAATCCCGCCCGTAAAGGCATAAGATTTTTAGCCTTTCATAATCACATTAGAACCTACTGATTATGGAAAATAACAGCAATCAAGGACTCTTTTCAGGGAAAACGGCCTTGTGGGCAGCCGCAGGACTGGGCTTATATGCCGCGGCCAGACATTTCTATAAAGAGATGATCAAGTTTGATTTTCAGGATAAAGTGGTGGTAATCACAGGTGGAGCGCGTGGGCTGGGCCTGTTGCTGGCGAGAGAGCTGGCTGCAAAAGGGGCGAACCTGGTGATATGTTCAAGAAATGGAGAGCAGATTGAAGTGGCTGAGCAGGAACTCCGGCAAATGGGCTCCATTGTGCTTGGTTTGAAAGCGGATGTCAGTGACCAGCGTGACGCTTCCCGCGTCATTGAAGCCACCATTTCTCAGTTCGGTCGGATTGATTTGTTGATCAATAATGCGGGCGTAATGTTGGTGGGTCCGGAAAATGTGATGGATGTAGAAGATTACAAAACGGCTATGGATACTAATTTCTGGGCTGCTTTGTACATGATCAAAGCCGCATTGCCTCATTTTCACGAGCAGAAAGAAGGCCGGATTGCCAATATCTGCTCGATAGGGGGAAAAGTTGCGGTTCCGCATTTGCTGCCTTACAGCGTTAGTAAATTTGCAATGGTTGCTTTATCGGAAGGGCTTCACGCAGAGCTGAAAAAAGACAACATTCACGTCACAACCGTGATCCCAAACCTGATGCGGACTGGAAGTCCAAGAAATGTTTCCCTAAAAGGCGACCACGAGGCAGAATATGCGTGGTTCAAGATTGCGGGCTCTTCACCGCTGCTTTCCCAGGATGCAGCCCAGGCGGCGGCAGACATTGTTGATGCTATCGCTTACCAGGAAACGGAAATCGTCCTGACGAATACGGCAAAAATGGCCGTTGCATTGCAGGGTGCAAGCCCTAGCCTCGTATCACTGGCAGCTTCCATCGCAAACAGATTTTTGCCCAAGTCCGGCCCGGAAGGCGCTGTGATCCGTAAAGGTTATGAGAGTGAATCGGATAAATCGAAAGGAAAAGTAGCGTCAATCAGCGACCGGGCCGCACTGCAAAATAATGAAACTTAATTAATGTTTGGGTAAAGGACTGTGTGGCCGCAACGAATCCAGAAAAGTGCTGAATTGTGCTAAGAAGCCGGTATAGCAGTCCTTTCCCATTATTTTTCCCATATTCCGAATTCCGGCGTAACCTGCGGTGATAAAAATCGCAATGTGCACAGGATCAGCGCTTTCCTTAATTTCTCCTGATTTTTTCCCTTGTTCAATCACGAGCTGAATGGCGCTTTGCCAGGTTACCAGCAGCTGCCTCAATGCATTTCCAAATTGCTCATTAAGCGGCCCCATTTCCTCGGTCAGGTTCACCGCCGGGCAGCCATATTCAATGCGGAAAAATGAATTTTCCATCAGCAGCCCCTGCATCATTTTATAAAGTGCTTTAAGCGGATCATTGGCATGATGTAATGGCTCGATCATAGCCTCGTGCATGCCAGGCGATAGAACTTCTGCGATCAATGCCAGACCCATTTCTTCTTTGTTTTTAAAATGATAAAAGAATGCACCTTTCGTCACATTCGTGGAGGCAATGATCGTATCAATGCTCGTTGGCTGAAAACCATTCTTATAGATCAGTTCAAAAGCCTTTTGCAAAATGTCCAGACGTGTTCCGGCAGATTTATTCATGTCTTAAAACCGGATGTACGGCCGCTGAGAAAGTGGTGAGAACGGCCAAGGAATAGCAAGGAAAATGATCAGCAAAGCAATGCTGTAATAAATGAGGATTGTTTTGAATTTATCGCGGTCATTCACTTTTCGCTTTGCTAACGCCGATCCGATTGTGATAACAATGATGGCAATGAGCATGGCCGTTCCATGAATGATGCTGAAAAATGTGATTTCAGAAAGATCGAATGTCTTGGGATTAGTGAAAAAGTATTTTACCAAAGGGCTTTGCGTGTAAAGCGTAAAACCGATCGTGAGTTGCAAATGCGCTATCGTGGCAGTTGAATGCCTTATCAGGTCAGTTTTTTTAGTGAATGGTGTGTTTTCGAAATAGCCTTTAACGGCCATAACAATCGTGTAAATAAGACTCGTGACTACGAGCCACCGGAAAATTCCGTGCAGGAAAAGAAGGATAGCATACATAACAGCAAAGCAATTTTGCAAAACATACTAACCAGTATGTTTTGCAAATGTAGCGGTTATTTTTCACGGACAAAATATATCAATCATACTTCATCTGTACGGCCCTGATCTCACTTTTGCCGGAGCCGCTGCCTGCAACATTTACGCCCACCCTTGGCGCCCGGTCCCAGCGTGGCAGCCAGGGAGTTTCAATCTGCGTCGCACTCGTCAGCGAGTCGATCTTTTGTCCTTTTACATCCCAGCGAAATTCATAGAAACGGCCATAACGACTCTGCAAGCTGAGTTTAATGTCTTTGTATTTATCAGGAATCTCCTGCGTTTTGATCACTTCCTGCACGCCATCCTTCACCTGCCACAATGTAATGTGGTTATCCCGCACGCCATACCCGATCGCATTCTTGGCATCACCATATACCATGATGTTCTGCGTCAGGTCTTTCTTGGCTGTTACCTCAGCTGTGAATGTATGGCTGCCATTTTTGATCGTTAATCCCAGAAAATTCCCCGTATTGGTCCGGTTCTCATTTTCGATTTGTAATGCACCGTTTTGGACTGCGTAATTCGGTTTAGAAAAGCTTACATCATAAACCCAGGGTGCTTTGAGGGTATCCTTATTGTAATTGATCGAAAAGTTGTGGTTGATCAGCGCACCTATCGCGATGGGCGCTTCTGCCTGCGCGGGAGTAGTTTTTCCATATCGGAAAGCCGGCCATTTGGTGGTTTCGTCCCACACCAGCTCGCTCAAAACGCCTTGTCTGCCTGCAAATGTAAAGTCAACGCCGTTGTAGGCGTGATGTAAATAAAAATAGCGGTTGTCGGGCGTCATCACAACGGTTCCATGGCCCGGGCATTTCCAGGTTTCATCGCCGAAAAGAGCAGGATTACCGGCATATTTTGTCCAGGGTCCTTGCAAATTTTCCGCCCTTGCAAAACCCACCTGATAGTCGCAATTGGCTCCGCAACAAGCATTGCCTGAATAAAGCATATACCAGTATTTACCTCGTTTGAAGATCGATTGCCCTTCCGCGCCGCCGGCTTCCCAGCCAGTTTGGTCAGCTTTGATAAGGGTAAATTCTTTGCCCGCCACTTTTAATCCGTCGGGAGCCAGTTCTGCACCCAGGATTTCGATCCCGCGGTCCTTATCCAATCCATATGCCTTCCATGTGATGAAAAGCTTGCCATTATCCTCCACTATAAAAGCGTCAATCGCCTCTTTTGTCCATTCAATGATAACGCCATGGTCCTTGAAGCCTTGTTTCAGATCCTTCGTGCTTGCTACACCGATGAAAGATTGCTTATCGGATTTTCGTCGGGCAGTGTAATAGCAATAGAAAGTCCCATCCCGGAAAAACAATTCCGGTGCCCAGTAACTGCCCATCGTCCATTCCGGCAAGTCGTTAAATACCGGTCCGACATACTCCCAGTCGACCAGATTTTTCGAGCTGTATATAGGATAAGCCGGTCCCCATTCCGAAGAAGTCCCTACAGCATAATACATATCGCCCACCCGGATCACCGAAGGATCCGCAAAGTCGCCCGCAATGACCGGGTTTCTGTAAGTGACAACCAGGCCAGGGGCTGGTTTAGGCTTGGGTTTTTGTGCGAATGCATGTGGTATTGAAATCAGGATCAGAAAGAAAAGAAAGGATATAGGCTTCATTTTGCAGTTATCGGTTGTTCCGGCTAAGGAAATGATTTTATTTCAACTTAGGAAACCAAATCGATATTCTGTCTGCGCGAAATCTATGTGCCTTGGGCTTAAATGAGGTTGAATGTTTCTTCTTTTCAATCATTTCGTGAGTTGTAACAACTTTTTGATTGTAGAATGCTCATTGATTTTCAGTCTGCAAAACAAAATTTCAGTCGATTGGTCAGGCAAGTTTTGCACTTCATACTGCCATTTTCCTTTTGCGTGGGGATTGTCTACGACTGTTTTTACTATTTCGCCTTGCATGTTTACAATCTCTAACCTGACCTGGCTATTGTTCTCAGGAACTTCAAATGCAATCGTGAAATGTGCGGTAAATGGATTTGGGTATGTATTCAGATCGAATCCGGGTTCTTCACTTTCTGTTGTCTTCTCTTCAACGTAAGCCGCTACGCGCTGATTATCATACTTTCCCACATTGATCGCAGACGATGCATGCCAGTTGCCGTTCGCATCCTTCATGTAACAGCGGATCCCCAAATATTTCTCATCCGTCGTATACACACTCGCATTGCCACCGGGCACGGCAGGGCCATTGATACCCACCTTACTCCACATATACTGAACCGCCCCTCCTTGTGCAGTAAGTGTCCGCCAGTCAGCATTTTTTGAGTAGGTCAGTTGCGGCACCCAGCCCGGCGCAACCGGATTAACTAATGCGCCAATGGTCGAAAACCATTTATTAGCAAGCCAGGTAAGGCCTTTGATTGATCCAGCGCCTTCGTAAAAGTGGGTGCTATCGCTTCGGTATTCATCACCGCCATCACTTGCGGTAGTAGTGCCGGAACTTCCGCTTACATAATCTGTTTCGGAGCCGTTTAGAT of Dyadobacter chenhuakuii contains these proteins:
- a CDS encoding MFS transporter, giving the protein METLELTNLEEKGTGSKWLAFGLCGVSYMLSGTVSTLMSVYLPVAIPELKGQAVSQAELGEIGAYVNAIFLYGWMVGGLLFGFVSDRIGRVRSLTLVIGLYGISTCLVTIVPDWYSLLALRFFAGMGIGGVLLLTTVYISEIWQDKNRAVMLGILAVFFPVGIVTTGSLNLIFSDWRSAFGIGFIPVVVSVLVLFLLPESDKWRSTRTHVDQPEGLFNKNNRANLLSGSLIFGSVLIGLWGIFSWLPTWVQTLLTAGQDGQRERGLVMILLGAGGITGGVFSGMLINKFGKKATLMFTFGTCLLMCCILFLTNSTFSNIIYVETAVLAFCFGISQGALSSYIPELFPVSIRGTATGFCFNVGRFFTATAVFFIGSLVAVLGGFGNALLVFTVPFLVAFLVTARSK
- a CDS encoding DUF3179 domain-containing (seleno)protein, whose product is MKKLLYLGITGIILYEIAKVYFIMPMPGSQQMNSIDIAYFLHTWRWAFRIVFWLMIIAGCTTALMGKRKWITVILLMAAGAVTYGTNYEMAADTMFYQPSQVILHNAFQNKVQDDRLVIGVEINGEAKAYPIQFIGYHHQVRDVLGGKPVIVTYCTVCRTGRVFEPIIEGKPDAFRLVGMDHFNAMFEDERTGSWWRQANGEAIAGPLKGQMLPELPTTQTTVSQWLKMHPNSQIMQPDPAYQAKYDSMSRYESGKGRSALTKTDTTAWKDKSWVVGVQAGKNSKAYDWHKLLKHRVINDRVGVTPVAVVIAEDNKSFFAFEKELGQEFEIRNDTLYAQNNAYNLLGKRVSGEGEDLKRINAYQEFWHSWRTFHPDTQQY
- a CDS encoding TonB-dependent receptor family protein — protein: MNIKSTLITLVVLSGIFKGAAFAQEKQNEKQDADKVLDLKEVTIEERKNIIHTERLPDVQNTYIHAGKKSEVIQLGGVNGNIAEKTGRQIFARIPGVFVYDMDGSGNQINISTRGLDPHRSWEYNIRQNGVITNSDMYGYPASHYSPAMESIERIELVRGTGSLQYGAQFGGMINYVTKGPDTTRAFSFESINSVGSFGLFSSYNAIGGKVGKLVYSAYYQKRHSKGYRKNAKSDAESQFISLAYEFNQSLRIKAELGRSSYVYQIPGPLTDAMFAADPRQSTRSRNYFNPDIYIPSIVLDWQISPATQMKLTNSGVYGARNSVMFDAFANVPDTINAATKSYKARQVDIDNFKSFTSELRMLHHYNVAGFKNVLSGGVQLMHNNLRRRQLGKGTTGSDFNLTLTDPVFGRDLYMKTNNVAVFLENMIYLTPQWTVSPGFRYENGATDMTGNISYYDPGDLPNKIKHRFPLFGISSQYRLDAQNRIYAGISQAYRPVVFKDIIPGSILEKVDKNLKDAYGHNVEAGINGSTKNLRYDIGVFQVLINNRMGTVSMREGANAYILRTVTGDTRTRGVEAYIEYVPLRINTSSTPTELSIFTSTSYFDAKYIKGNAVVNNENTSVAGNKVEGVPTWISRNGVQLLYKKLSVTCQYSYVSANFANPLNTIEPSANGTVGKVPGYGLLDLNATWHLGGNYTLRAGVNNVTNKQYFTKRPTMYPGAGIWSSDGRSFGLSFGVKI
- a CDS encoding pyridoxamine 5'-phosphate oxidase family protein, which translates into the protein MADKTLKDVSEVMKDIDLCMLTTTTTDGMLASRPMSNNGEVEYDGNSYFFTWEGSRMVSDIELDSKVNLTFQGQKDIWISVAGKAEVSREREDMEEHWVEELNQWFEEGLDTPGIAMITVKAKRIKYWQGEEEGEVKL
- a CDS encoding glucuronyl esterase domain-containing protein yields the protein MKKLLTALLLLTCLTNSVAQNYDEAKVPAYTLPEVLKTAAGKEVTSKKMWEEVRRPEILRLFEDNIYGQMPKDYDSIRYTLKNEDKAALNGKARLKEVIVQVFRNKKSVQIHLVMFIPGNAAKPSPVFVLINNRGKDNTDPTRKVKSGFWPAEMVIDSGYAIAAFHVSDLAPDNKDTFMNGVLQLYPEQLEADNGMRAIGAWAWGASRVMDYFENDKDIDAKNVAVVGHSRGGKASLWAAAQDRRFAVCVTNCSGNTGAALARRQFGERIARINTTFPHWFNNNYKKFNNNENDLPVDQHMLIALIAPRPLYATNASKDLWADPTGTFLALKNAEKTYALYGRRSKLPVNPPAINVPLSQPPLAYHNREGEHDMTAYDWGNFIRLMKSRP
- a CDS encoding SDR family NAD(P)-dependent oxidoreductase, yielding MENNSNQGLFSGKTALWAAAGLGLYAAARHFYKEMIKFDFQDKVVVITGGARGLGLLLARELAAKGANLVICSRNGEQIEVAEQELRQMGSIVLGLKADVSDQRDASRVIEATISQFGRIDLLINNAGVMLVGPENVMDVEDYKTAMDTNFWAALYMIKAALPHFHEQKEGRIANICSIGGKVAVPHLLPYSVSKFAMVALSEGLHAELKKDNIHVTTVIPNLMRTGSPRNVSLKGDHEAEYAWFKIAGSSPLLSQDAAQAAADIVDAIAYQETEIVLTNTAKMAVALQGASPSLVSLAASIANRFLPKSGPEGAVIRKGYESESDKSKGKVASISDRAALQNNET
- a CDS encoding TetR/AcrR family transcriptional regulator; amino-acid sequence: MNKSAGTRLDILQKAFELIYKNGFQPTSIDTIIASTNVTKGAFFYHFKNKEEMGLALIAEVLSPGMHEAMIEPLHHANDPLKALYKMMQGLLMENSFFRIEYGCPAVNLTEEMGPLNEQFGNALRQLLVTWQSAIQLVIEQGKKSGEIKESADPVHIAIFITAGYAGIRNMGKIMGKDCYTGFLAQFSTFLDSLRPHSPLPKH
- a CDS encoding glycoside hydrolase family 43 protein, yielding MKPISFLFFLILISIPHAFAQKPKPKPAPGLVVTYRNPVIAGDFADPSVIRVGDMYYAVGTSSEWGPAYPIYSSKNLVDWEYVGPVFNDLPEWTMGSYWAPELFFRDGTFYCYYTARRKSDKQSFIGVASTKDLKQGFKDHGVIIEWTKEAIDAFIVEDNGKLFITWKAYGLDKDRGIEILGAELAPDGLKVAGKEFTLIKADQTGWEAGGAEGQSIFKRGKYWYMLYSGNACCGANCDYQVGFARAENLQGPWTKYAGNPALFGDETWKCPGHGTVVMTPDNRYFYLHHAYNGVDFTFAGRQGVLSELVWDETTKWPAFRYGKTTPAQAEAPIAIGALINHNFSINYNKDTLKAPWVYDVSFSKPNYAVQNGALQIENENRTNTGNFLGLTIKNGSHTFTAEVTAKKDLTQNIMVYGDAKNAIGYGVRDNHITLWQVKDGVQEVIKTQEIPDKYKDIKLSLQSRYGRFYEFRWDVKGQKIDSLTSATQIETPWLPRWDRAPRVGVNVAGSGSGKSEIRAVQMKYD